CTGGCTGCCAAATGCATGTTTGCCACCCCAAATACTTGGTGACTGAGAGCCAATCACATGCTCCCCAACTCCGGGGTCAAGGGTCACCTAAAGGCAATCACGTTTTCACCCCTTAGGGTCAGAGGTCATTGGGACCCACCAACACATTCCTGATCCTCAGGGTCAAAggtcactctgtctctctcgttCTCTTCTCCAGTAGGCCCAGCGGGCACTAACCTGGTCCTGGAAGACCTCGGCGAGTTTGACGATGTTGGGGTGACCCTCGCACAGCTTCAGGGCGCCGATCTCCTGCTGAATGTGTCCCTCCATCCTGCCACACAGACCGGAAGCAGCGGAGTTAGGGCGGAGGTCAGCAGGCCGGAGAGCGGCAAGGTCGGAGGGCAAAGAGCTGGGGGTTACGTCAAACATCGGAGGGTGACAGGCTGGGGTCAGGGCAGAGGGCGACGAGCCGGGGTTACAGCAAAGAGCCAGAGACGGGGATCAGTCAGAAAAACCCTCCAGAATGGGTGGAGGTTGTGAAGATCCCGATGGGCCGGAGGGAAGGGGAATTGCTGAGTGTGGCGACCCCGAAGCTCTGGGATCAGAGCCCGGATGGACGCTGCGGAACAGAGGGCCCCAGCCCTCCCTCCCGGCCGGCACCTCACCTCCTGCTGACGATCTTGACGGCGAACTCCTGGCCACTCAGCTTGCTGCGACACTTGCGGCAGATGGAGAAGCTGCCCGTTCCCAGTGGCTCCGTCCTCATGTCCAGCTCATAGTGCTGGAAGAAGGGAGAGTCCTGCCAGAGAATTGGAGACACAGTCACCGGCCTGGGGGCAACGGCATCCTCTCCCCCCGACCCACCAGTCCCACTCCCCAAACGCCCCGCGTCACCACCGGGGAGAGGGAACTATAACGAAGAGATTGAAATAGCGGCCATGGTGACGACACTGGACAAAAAATTCTTCGAAAGTGCTGCTTCCTCGGAAATTATCTTTGtgtatgatagaccacttgaagctgaacgcgaatctaatttcagactacttgtatcacgtaggaatttagagaaacaagaaatttACTTTTATTGACTATAATGTGCTGACGTTTTGCAATAATTCAACTTTTGCTAAAAATGGTTTCTTGATGAttttcagtgtctgaggcttcttgctcaagtgtccaacaataatcagccatcatcgatggattccagttgccctgataccgtttctccgtGACCGCGATGTCCCGGTGAATTCTTTCaccgtgctcgtcactgacagcgtcAAGATTTGCGGGGAAGAAGTCAAAATGGGaaggcagaaaatgaatctttagtgacatgttgctcTTCATGGTTTTGTGTGCTTAAAACGAGTTCTCAATCAGCTacacgtagtttggtgctctgcagttgccaagaaaagtttcaacaacatccttgaatgccttccatgtgattttctccggtcccaccagaagttcttcgaattgcctgtcatcaATGACCTGTTTAATTTGTGGATCAACAAAACTGCCTTCCTAAAGTCTTTGCATCAGtaattctgggaaacatctgtctgaAATATCGAATTCCCTCACGGAAATTTATAGCTGTTCTAAAACCTGTCCcgccctgcctaagcatgcctcGACGAGATAGAAAACTTTCCAGTTCacgttgtgggcaacattttaattgactcgAATTATTGATTGAATTGCAAATATAGCCGATTTTTTGTTTAAATGGTGCGTGacgggaaatttcatggtgattttcaagatccataaaaaacacccagaagtattcaggaagcaaaatcttcgttgtccagtgttatcgagggaaacaggccattcagcccatctaaccAATGCCAGCCAAGACCATCTACCTGCCATAATGTCTTGTAACATTATTAATGTGACGGCCTCAAacacttccacagattcatctcCCTTGTGGAGGAAATTATAACGTCCTGGGTTCCTGTTATATCCCTcccgggggggggagggtgagggagaagcGGGGCGAGGGGGTGATTTTGAATCCGGCCGCCCCTTGCGCGCTTCCCGTCCGTGCTGGGCTGAGTGTCGGGCTAACGACTCGGACTaatgaaaaacagacaaaatgctataAAAATAACACGGCAAGGGAGATTGGGTGAATGGGGAGGAGCTGCCGGGAGGAGAGGGGTGTGATTAGTGGGGGGTGGGGACAGAAGGGGAGGTGGGTGGTTAGTGGGGTGGGGACGGAAGGAGGGGGGGTGGTTATTGGGGGTGGGGATGGAAGGAGAGGGGATTTGTTAGTgggggtggggacaggaggggggTGGTTAGTGGGGGCTGTGGGGGGTTTATTACCTTGCTCATGGCGCTCCGAGCAACCGCCATGGGGTCGGGACCCTCGGCCCTCAGCTGCATCTCCAGGGGCTCGGACATCACGGCGTTGCGGTCGAACAGGACCGAGGGAGCGATAAACGAATAACCctggtgtgggggggtggggaagggggtgaGAGCAGAGTGAGAATCTCCCCCAAAACGGCAGCCGTTCGCACCCCGcccgccccaccccacccccggcgCCGGGAGGGGGCAGTCCCACGTCCCCCCGGCGGTTCAGACCGACCTGGAAGATGCGGTCGCCGCTGTGTGGCACGCTGGCCGGCGAGTAGGTGGGGTCCATCTCCGTGAACTCCTCGGCAAAGTTGCCCACGTCCATCTCGCTGCGGATGACGGGTTTGAAGGGCGCCGGGATCTTCTTGGCCAGCAGGTCATCCCAGTTCAGGCCCTGTAAGAGAGAGGCCACTCAGCTGCCCGCCTTACTCgtcgactgggggggggggggggtgacaacAGGAACGCGCAGTGCGGGTAGAGCGGCTTCGCGGCCCCAGAGACCTGGGATcgatgtgtgcgtgcgtgtgtctgATCTCCCACCGGCTGTCCCCCAGATGCCTTCAGCCCCGTCAAACACAatcgcagcaggacttagacaagtaggaagaataggcaaaaaaggaACAATTGTgtggactgttatctaaatggggagaaggttcaaacatcagaggtgcagagggacttaggagtcctcatgcaagactcccagaaggttaatttacaggctgagtctgtggtaaagaaggcaaatgcaatgttgacatatttttcaaggggagtagaatataaaaacaaggaaataatgctgaggctttataagacactagtcaggccacacttggagtattgtcaacagttttgggccccatatctcagaaaggatgtgttgtcattggagagagtccagaggaggttcacgaggatgattctggaaatgaaggggttaacatatgaggagtgtttggcagttttgggtctgtactccctggaatttagaagaatgagggggaggatctcattgaaacctaccgaatgttgaaaggatgagatagggtggatgtggagaggatctttcctgtggtgggggtatccagaactggagggcacggcctcagaactgagggggtgaccttttagaacagaggtagggaggaatttccttagccggtgagtagtgaatctgtggaatactctaccACAGAGtgcggtggaagccaagtccatgggtatatttaaggcgaggGCTGATATTTTCCtggtcagtcagggcatcaaaggacatgggAGAATTCAGGTGTATGGGGTAGAGTGGGGTCCGGGCTCAGCCATGAtctgactcgatgggcctaattctgcacctatgcctGATctgcggaggggaataaacagtcgacgtttcaggctgaaatctttcctcaggactggagaggaggggggatggagtagaaggtgacaggtgagaccaggtaagggggaaaggtgggtgggaggggcagGGCATTTGACGCCCCTCGCCCTGTcctcagtggaattcagaaggctGAGGGGAGCATCTTATCGAAACCACCCGGATGCTGAGCGACCCAGAGAGCGTtaacgtggagaggatgcttcctacagtgggggtgcctaggaccagagggcacagcctcagaagacaAAAACAGAGAcgacgaggaatttctttagccagagggtggtgaatctgtggaattcactgccacagatggacgtggaggccaagtcatcgggtgtcTTTAAAGCGCCgtttagcaagggtgtcaaaggttacggggggaaggggggttgagagggatagcaagtcagccatgatggaacgatgggctgaatggcctaattctgctcctacatctcatGGTCTCGTGGACTTGCTGtcgttgtgttgttctgctgagcattgtgggtatgccaCAGTGGTTCTGGAACGTGTGGCGTCAGTCGTTGGCTGCCCCCACCACATCGTGACAGGCTTCGATGTTCACGAGATAAATAAGTGAAGCGGAATTTGAATTTCTTTGACAACCAGCACTCGGAGGGAGCTGAAACCCCCCGACCCCCAGCTCCATGCTGTCGCCTTCCGGTACCTCGTCGGCCTCCACCTAGCAACCAACCAGCACCTCAACCAATCAACGGCACCGAAATCAGGTCAATTCAGAGCCAAGCCTTGATTACAGGCGgtcccacccctccccttccttgataGAGCCTCTCGCGGAATGGTGCTCCCTCAGCGGCCCCTCCCGCCGACCAGCCCTCCCCCAGTGGCCACTCAAGTGGAGCTGCTGTCCCTCAACGACCCCTCGCACGGAGCACCTTTCCCTCAATGGCCCCCCTCCCACTGAGCTGCTCTCCCTCAACCGCCCCTCACACGGAGCGGGCCTCCCTCAGTGATCCTTTGCATGGAGCGGCTCTCCCAGAAGGGTCCCACACACGGAGCGGGCCTCCCTCAGCGATCCTTCGCACAGAGCGGCTCTCCCAGGACGGGgtgctccctcagcaccaccgCACCCACGCCAATCCTTTGGCACCCTCCCCTCGCCCCCCACCCCAGCAGCACATCTCACTTCCCGAGGGTTCGCTCCAAGGTCTCTACGCGATCTCACTGTAATCGACATGAGCTGAGGCGGGATCTGCATCCACGACCTCCCGAGGTTTCTGTACCAGACGAAGCCTTCACTTTCCAATCTGCAGCTGCGTGACCTACCCAGGCCTCCGATTCCGCCCAACCCCTGCCCACTCAGAGCCCGAACCCCTACGTCCAGCACCCAGAGGGAGAGGGTCCTACCCTGAAGAAGGGATGCCGTTTGATCTCCAGGCTGCCCTTGGGACCCGAGCCCAGCCTCTTCTTTGGGTCCTTGACGAGCAGTTTCTGCATCAGGTCTCGGCAGACCGAGCTCACCCCCGCGGGCAGCGGCGGCTCAGCCTGCAGGATCCGTCTGCAGAGAGaacaggggtcagacacagagagaaactccccccgcaccgtcccatcacacactcccggggtcagacacagagtgaagctccctccacaccatcccatcacacactcccggggtcagacacagagtgaagctccctccacaccgtcccatcacacactcccggggtcagacacagagtgaatctccctccacaccgtcccatcacacactcctggagtcagacacagagtgaagctccctccacactgtcccatcacacactcccggggtcaaacactgagtgaaactccctctgcaccgtcccatcacacactcccggggtcagacacagagtgaagctccctccacaccgtcccatcacacactcccggggtcagacacagaagcGCTCtctacaccgtcccgtcacacactcccggggacagacacagagtgaatctccctccacaccgtcccatcacacactcccggggtcagacacagagtgaagatccttccacaccatcccatcacacactcccggggtcagacacagagtgaagctccctccacaccgtcccatcacacagtcccggggtcagacacagagtgaagctccctccacaccgtcccatcacacactctcagggtcagacacagagtgaagctccctctacaccatcccatcacacactcccggggtcagacacagaagcGCTCtctacaccgtcccgtcacacactcccggggacagacacagagtgaatctccctccacaccgtcccatcacacactcccggggtcagacacagagtgaagatccttccacaccatcccatcacacactcccggggtcagacacagagtgaagctccctccacactgtcccatcacacagtcccggggtcagacacagagtgaagctccctccatactgtcccatcatacactcccggggtcaggcacagagtgaagatccctccacaccgtcccatcacacattcccggggtcagacacagagagaaactccctccacaccgtcccatcacacactcccggggtcagacacagagtgaagctccctccatactgtcccatcatacactaccggggtcaggcacagagtgaagatccctccacaccgtcccatcacacattcccggggtcagacacagagagaaactccccccacaccgtcccatcacacactcccggggtcagacacagagtgaagctccctccacactgtcccatcacacattcccggggtcagacacagagtgaagctccccctacaccgtcccatcacacactcccggggtcagacacagagtgaagctccctccacaacgtcccatcacacactcccggagtcagacacagagtgaagctccctccacaccgtcccatcacacactcccggggtcagacacagagtgaagctccctccacaccgtcccatcacacactcccggggtcagacacagagtgaagctccctccacactgctatAAACGACCATAGTTTCTGGTGTTCCTGCTGAAATCGCGGGTTGCCGGTCCCCCTCCCAGCTCAGGAGGAATGCTGGCCGCTGCGGATTCCCCTCCTGGTCTCATGCCATCCCGACTCTGACTCGTATCGCTGTCCTCCTCCGTCAGTCCGTCCAGACCCCAACAACTCCTTCCCCAAAGGAGTGCGCCCCTCCCGAACCCCCACCTGCTCAAGGGGCAGTCAGGGTCACGCAGGCTTCACCAGCGACCCTGACAGTCACCGATCTTCGCGCGGGACCGGGCGCCGGCTGCCGGACGGTGATCAGGCACCCACCTGGACACCTCCCCCTGGCTGTTCTTCTCCCCCTCCAGGGTGAACGGCGACGCTCCCGTCAGCAGCTCGAACATCAGGATCCCCAGGCTCCACCAATCGACTGACTGCGGGCACAGGGGGAGAGAGGTCAGCGCCGAGAGAGGGCGAGGGGGCAGAGAGGGTCACCGGCTGAGAGCAAACGGGGGAGAGGTCAGCGCTGAGAGAGGGCGAGGGGGCAGAGAGGTCAGCGGCTGAGAACGAATGGGGGAGAGGTCGCCGCTCGGAGAGGGCGAGGGGGCAGAGAGGTCAGCGGCTGAGAGCAAACGGGGAGAGGTCACCACTGAGAGAGGGCAAAGGAGCAGAGAGGGTCACCGGCTGAGAGCGAATGGGGGAGAGGTCAGCGCCGAGAGAGGACGAGGGGGCAGAGAGGTCACCGGCTGAGAGTGAATGTGGGTGAAGGGGTGGAGGGGggtggggcagagagagagagagaggaaaagagagacagacagtgagagagagagaggagagagcgagagagagattgAGGAAGGTTTGGGGAGAGATTTAGAGGGGTAGGTGCAGataaagggaaggggaggaaagagggaaggggtgaaggagggaggaacggggcagagatggaaatggagaggggaaggggatggGTGAGGGTTGGAGGGGAAAAGTGGCAGAGAGAGGAAATCGTGAGgggaaggggacagagagagggaggaatggagggagtaaagagaggaatggagagggaaagtggcaaagagagggactagggaggggagggggcagacagagggtggaggagaggggagagggagacagaggggggagagaaagggtgagagacagagggaaaaggaaagagtgagggaagaaagggaggggagaaggggaggaagataggaaggggagggggtagaagggaaggggaggggaaggggagagaagaggagggagggcagggagagaggagaaggaaaggaagggagaagggagaggggagaaggaaggagatggGTAAGGGGGAGGGACGAGaggaggggagaagggaaggTGTGTTGGGGGAGAGCGGAtgtaaggggagggagggaaggaaggagccGGCAGTGCTGGAggtaggagggggaagagggaactGGAGGGAGCTGCAGGGTGGGACAGGAGGTGCGCGGAGGGAGGGAACGGCGGGGTTCTGGGGCCGGGAACTGACTCACCATCCCGTGGCCTGACCTGCTTCCCCTGATTATCTCCGGCGCCATGTACTCGATCGTCCCGCAGAACGAGAAGGTTCGCTCCGCCTGCTGGGCGAGAAGGCAGTCCGTCACCTCTCCCCTCCAGGGAGGGAAAATACACCCACCCCCCCCGTCCCCCTCCTCCTCCGAAACCTCGGCCCAAATCACCTCCCCCAACCCATCCTGTCATTCCGCTCCCTCGCCCTACCTCCCTGTTCcaggctgtgggaggggcggcgaGGAGGAGGCTCCACAACGCGGGAGGGAGCTCCACAATACAGGGGAGATGGCATCTCCAACAGGACTTTCACCCAAACCCCAATCTGGCCCCAAAGGAATTTCTTCGCGACGTTCCGGGGAAAATCCCTCGACAGGTGCTACTGAAACGAGACCCCTACCTCCCACCCTGCCCTTAACAACGTTGTGGGATCTCCCTGTGCCCAGACGGACCCAAGACGGCCCACCACCCGTCCAACACGCTTTGCCCGCTGTCCTGGGACGTCCCAGCGCACCGTTTGAAACGTTAGCAATCGTTTCCCGGCCGCTGCCAAGCAGAGGAATCCCAAACCGTCCACTCCTACCCCTGTCCTCCTCGGCCCGGGAGAGGGActccaccctccccctacctAGGGGACCCACCTCGTTCCCGACGAACTCCTTGCTGAGGCCGAAGTCGGTCAGCACCACGTGCCCCTCGCTGTCCAGCAGGATGTTCTCCAGCTTCACGTCCCTGTAAACAATTCCGAGCTGTGGGAGGAGACTTCGTACAAAATTACGTCGAACAAACGCGGCGCCAGAGCGTGCCCTTCCTGCTGGGACGAGCCGTCCTCGCTGACCTCCTCCCATATAGTTTATTttctctttcctccctccctctctctccatctctctctaaacctcccactctctctctctgtctctgtttctatctgtctctccatcttctctctctcctgtccctctctgtcttcctctctatctctctctttctctttccctctttatctctgtctctctttctttctctgtccttccctctctctctctttctctgtccccctctctctctatccctgtctctctctctctgtcccagtctctctcttttccctctgtctgtctgtctctccctctctttttgtctctgtctctctctctctcgtccatTCATTTCACTCTAagtaggagcaggtgtaggccTCTCGGCCCCTTGCTACTATCCCACCAAGTCATAGACTACCCGGCCTCTCAATGCTACGCTGCCCACCCCACGACTGATCTTCCTGCGCCtcatcccaccccccccaccgtcCGTTCCGCATCCCCCCCCAAATCTTTCAAAACTTTATCCCCCTCCATCgttccaccccacccctcccccgtgGCCCACCCTCAGGGGCAGCGAGTTCCAGGATCAACCAGTCGATCAAGGACAAGTTTAAAATAAACCCTTTCAAATCGCGGACACCCTTCACCAACAGAGAGAGAAAACCTAGGCCGTTCGGCCCGTCAATCGTGGGATCGCACCCTCACTGATTTTATTTTCAACCCCAGTCTCCCCATTATCTTTGAtccccctgaccaatcaagaatttaccGAACCCTCCCTCagatatacccaacgacttggcctccacagccgcctgtagcGAGAAAAAGTCCGCAgactcccgccccccccccggcactgtaggaaacaccctcttcacgtccattctatccaggtctttcaatattcaatagttttcagtgagactccacccccccaaccccaacTCCATCTTGTACATGCCCCAAAGTGGGCCCcgcacgttaaccctttcattccctcaaTCGTTCTTGCGAACCTCCGGGGCCATCGCATCTTTCctcagatatggggcccaaaacttctcatAATTCCCTGAGGAGAAGCGccacctcccctctccttctccgGCGCCACTGGATAATCCTGATAAGACCCCCCTCTTCCCACAAGTTTCCTCCCTGGCACCATGTCTCCTAAAGTACCCACAATTCCTGGCTCAGCCCACAGCTCCAATAGAGGGGTTTCACACACACTTGGCATGCTGGGATATATTGGCAGCCATTGCAGCCTTTTGTGGCAATAAATCAAATGGGTCATCTAAGGTGGGATAGGTTTTGGGGAGACCTCTGTGATTGGGGTTCAAAGGATGGTGGAATCTGTACACAGGCACAGTATTACACTATCAACACGTACCTTGTGGAGGTGTTCCAATGCGAGGACAATCTCTCCGATGTAGATACGAACATCTGCTTCAGAGAAATGGTCTCGTTGGTACAGATGGGTGAACATCTCGCCCCCACTCACATAATCTGTCAATGAAAGAGACAGCATTGAACTCTggggacacagagtgaagctcccattATTCCATCCCGTCACACTCTCTCCAGACActtatgtttgtgacacttcccacgctcttaaacttttcgatgattttaagttccctggcccccaccgccttattttcaccatggatgtccagtccctatatacatccatcccccatcaggaaggtctcaaagctctacgcttctttttggattccagacctaatcagttcccctctaccaccactctgctccatctagtggaattagtccttactcttaataatttctcctttggctcctcccacttcctccaaactaaaggtgtagctatgggcacccgtatgggtgctagctatgcctgcctttttgttgggtttgtggaacaatctatgttccgaacctattctggtatctgtcccccacttttccttcgctacatcaatgacggcattggtgctgcttcctgcacgcatgcagaactcgttgactttattaactttgcctccaactttcaccctgctctcaagtttacctggaccatttctgacacctccctcttctttctagatctttctgtctctatctctggagacagtttatctactgatgtctactataagcctactgactctcacagctatctggactattcctcttctcaccctgtctcttgcaaaaatgccatccccttctcgcaattcctccgtctccaccgcatctgctctcaggatgaggcttttcattccaggacgagggagatgtcctccttttttaaagaaaggggcttcccttcctccaccatcaactctgctctcaaacgcatctcccccatttcacgcacatctgctctcaccccatcctcctgccaccgcactaggaataaggttctcctggtcctcacctaccaccccaccagcctccgggtccaacatattattcgccgtaacttccaccacctccaacaggatcccaccactaagcacatctccaccccccccccccccgctttccgcagggatcgctccctacgtgactcccttgtccattcgtcccccccatccctccccaccgatctccctcctggcacttatccttgtaagcggaacaagtgctacacatgcccttacacttcctcccttaccaccattcagggccccagacagtccttccaggtgaggcaacacttcacctgtgagtcgactggggtgatatactgcatccggtgctcccgatgcggccttctatatattggcaagacccaatgcagact
The sequence above is a segment of the Mobula birostris isolate sMobBir1 chromosome 28, sMobBir1.hap1, whole genome shotgun sequence genome. Coding sequences within it:
- the LOC140189321 gene encoding ribosomal protein S6 kinase alpha-5-like isoform X4, which codes for MDESVEEEQTVVKHELKNANLTGHTEKVGMENFELLKVLGTGAYGKVFLVRKVSGHDAGKLFAMKVLKKASIVQKAKTMEHTKTERHVLEQIRQSPFLVTLHYAFQTDAKLHLILDYVSGGEMFTHLYQRDHFSEADVRIYIGEIVLALEHLHKLGIVYRDVKLENILLDSEGHVVLTDFGLSKEFVGNEQAERTFSFCGTIEYMAPEIIRGSRSGHGMSVDWWSLGILMFELLTGASPFTLEGEKNSQGEVSRRILQAEPPLPAGVSSVCRDLMQKLLVKDPKKRLGSGPKGSLEIKRHPFFRGLNWDDLLAKKIPAPFKPVIRSEMDVGNFAEEFTEMDPTYSPASVPHSGDRIFQGYSFIAPSVLFDRNAVMSEPLEMQLRAEGPDPMAVARSAMSKDSPFFQHYELDMRTEPLGTGSFSICRKCRSKLSGQEFAVKIVSRRMEGHIQQEIGALKLCEGHPNIVKLAEVFQDQFHAFLVMELLRGGELLERIRRRKHFSELEASQTMRSLVSAVSHMHDAGVVHRDLKPENLLFADETDNAPIKIIDFGFARVRQPDSQPLQTPCFTLEYAAPELLKQDGYDESCDLWSLGVILYTMLSGQVPFQSSRKGMSSTSAAEIMRKIKGGDFSFHGEAWKNVSEGAKDIVRGYLSNITNKNRIEVSAHGAGRGSGRGLLLLVWESPLMEL